Part of the Sulfuricurvum kujiense DSM 16994 genome, TATTGCTATTTTTGATCGTCGGGATTGCGGCTTCGGTTTATTATTACAACCGTCCGGCAGAGTCATCAAGAATTCATATTTCAACCAATCCGTGGATCGGCTTTACCCCTTTTATCTATGCCCAGGAGAAAGGGTGGCTGGAGAGCACTCCGTTTCGGTTCTTATGGCTGGTTGATTTGACGGATAATGCCCGTTTGTACGAAAGGGGATTCACGCAGGGATTTACCGCAACACAGTATGAGCTGCTCCATTTTAAAAACAAAAATACCATCAAACCTGTATTTTTAATCGATCAATCTTTCGGTGCCGATGCCATTGTTTCCAACCGAACCCTTGAAGAATTGCAAAATACGAGAGAAAAAGTAGATGTCTATTTGGAACAAGGATCCCTCAATGATGATTTTTTTGAAGCGTTTGTCACTGAAAAAGGGCTCCAAAAAGTAACGTTTCAAAAAATCGATACATCTCAAAAAAATATCTCTACCCTCACGGAGATGTCACATCCGATTATTATTATCTCGTATCAGCCGTATCTTGCGGGATTGATCAAAAAAGGGTTTAAAGTCCTTGTTTCGACCCAGAGCATGCAGACTTTTTTTGTCGTTGATGCGTTATTTGTGGATGAAAAGACGATTCAGGGGCGAGAGAAAGAGTTTGCCGATCTTAAAAAATTGTTTGCGTTAGGGGTTGAGCGGTTTAAACGAGATCCGCATGAGTACTATGAGACGATCAAAGGGTATTTGGAAGGGCAGAGCTATGAAGAATTTATGGAAACAACCACTCAAATCAAGTGGTTGTATCAAACCCATCCGAATGAGATTATTACTCATCTCAATGCCCAGCAGATAAAAACAGACAGGCTGTTGCCGTGAAACTGCAGCGGTTTAATTTTCTAAATTTAGCGGTTTTGTTTTTACTGATCGGGATTTTGTCGAGCAGTTTTTATACTATCGAACGAAACGGGATGCTCAATTATCTTGCGGACGGGGTCAACCAAAGTTTATTTCGGCTGGAAGAAGATATACAAAAAACTCTTCAGCAGGATCACTTAGAGAATGTTCAGGCGCTTCTTGATCAAGGGAGTGCGATTAATAGCGGGATACGCATTCTGTCTGTCTCATTGGACGGGCATACGATAGCGGTTTCATCGTCGCGTTCCCTGATCGGAAAAGTAATTGAGGGCGAGTATCTCCCTTTGACTCAAATCTCTGAAGGATTGGTAGAGAACGAGTCATTGCAGTATGAAAGCGAAGTAACCTATTTTTCGGGTGCGACCAAAAAAAGAGCACTTCTGTTGGTGGATTTGGACAAAGCGTATATCTTTGAGCGTTTGAACAATATTGCGATGTTTTACGCTTTGGCACTGTTTTTAGGATTGGGAGCAACAGCACTTGCCCTATTGGTCGGAGTAAGAAAGCTGATAATAAAGCCGCTAGAGAGGATCGCACAGCGTGCACAAAATCAAGATATTATCGCAGAAAAACATTTGATCGAAGAA contains:
- a CDS encoding lipoprotein encodes the protein MRKARVIGFILLFLIVGIAASVYYYNRPAESSRIHISTNPWIGFTPFIYAQEKGWLESTPFRFLWLVDLTDNARLYERGFTQGFTATQYELLHFKNKNTIKPVFLIDQSFGADAIVSNRTLEELQNTREKVDVYLEQGSLNDDFFEAFVTEKGLQKVTFQKIDTSQKNISTLTEMSHPIIIISYQPYLAGLIKKGFKVLVSTQSMQTFFVVDALFVDEKTIQGREKEFADLKKLFALGVERFKRDPHEYYETIKGYLEGQSYEEFMETTTQIKWLYQTHPNEIITHLNAQQIKTDRLLP